From a region of the Paraburkholderia caribensis genome:
- a CDS encoding ABC transporter substrate-binding protein translates to MRTQIKAQRAALAALSVFAFFAASAQAAETLSVVTFGGAYEAAAKKAYFEPFTQATGVGFSTESYDGGLAKLSAMEQAKNTTWDLIDLETNDAITACDEGLLQKFDKKTLGKTSDFIPGSISDCAVASMVWSTVFAYDASKLKTAPTTVADFFDLQKFPGKRGLRKSPKVSMEWALIADGVDPKDVYKVLATPAGVDRAFKKLDTIKKNIVWWESGAQAPQLLADGAVVMTQAYNGRIDDAAKKDNKPFKAVWDAQVYDFDWWGIPTGAKHADAAAKFIVSASQPKAYADLSKYIAYAPPRKDAIALVDKQRLSDLPTSPQNFKRALQINANFWADNADQINKRFQTWLTQ, encoded by the coding sequence ATGCGCACTCAAATCAAGGCACAACGTGCCGCACTTGCCGCACTCTCCGTTTTCGCGTTCTTCGCCGCCAGTGCTCAGGCGGCGGAAACACTTTCCGTCGTGACCTTCGGCGGCGCTTATGAAGCGGCTGCGAAGAAGGCCTATTTCGAGCCGTTCACGCAAGCCACAGGCGTAGGCTTTTCGACGGAATCCTACGACGGCGGCCTCGCCAAGCTCTCCGCAATGGAACAGGCGAAGAACACCACGTGGGACCTGATCGACCTCGAAACGAACGACGCAATCACCGCCTGCGACGAAGGCCTGCTGCAGAAGTTCGACAAGAAGACGCTGGGCAAGACGAGCGATTTCATTCCCGGCTCGATCAGCGATTGCGCGGTCGCTAGCATGGTCTGGTCCACGGTCTTCGCCTACGATGCGAGCAAGCTGAAGACCGCGCCGACCACCGTCGCCGATTTCTTCGACCTGCAGAAATTCCCGGGCAAGCGCGGGCTGCGCAAGTCGCCGAAGGTATCGATGGAATGGGCGCTGATTGCCGACGGCGTCGATCCCAAGGATGTGTACAAAGTACTCGCCACGCCCGCAGGCGTCGATCGCGCGTTCAAGAAGCTCGATACGATCAAGAAGAACATCGTCTGGTGGGAATCGGGCGCACAGGCGCCGCAGTTGCTGGCGGACGGCGCGGTGGTGATGACGCAAGCCTACAACGGCCGCATCGACGATGCCGCGAAGAAAGACAACAAGCCGTTCAAGGCCGTCTGGGACGCGCAGGTCTACGACTTCGACTGGTGGGGCATTCCGACAGGCGCGAAGCACGCAGACGCCGCGGCGAAATTCATCGTGTCCGCTTCGCAACCGAAAGCGTACGCGGATCTCTCGAAGTACATCGCCTACGCGCCGCCGCGCAAGGATGCGATCGCACTCGTCGACAAGCAACGGCTGTCCGATCTGCCGACCTCGCCGCAGAACTTCAAGCGTGCGTTGCAGATCAACGCGAACTTCTGGGCCGACAACGCCGACCAGATCAACAAGCGCTTCCAGACCTGGCTGACTCAGTAA
- a CDS encoding ABC transporter permease yields the protein MPVSAQTAASGSPTRASGRASFQKAQRRASAQALLLALPLILFLLSTFIAPIALLLARSVQNHEVPDSMPALTRALDAWDGRGVPDERTFALLASGLKEAQGSGQLGTVARRLNFAQPEFRSLLMRTARNVPADAPPAWKPALIEMDERWNSPETWRLLKRAAASPTPDYLLAAVDAQVTPQGSVEFVPDNSSVYRQAFLRTISISATVTVLCLLLGYPVAWMLANLPAKSSNRLMLLVIVPFWTSLLVRTTAWYVLLQPGGVINSLLMGLGLATHPVPLIFNRAGVLIGMTHVLLPYMILAIYSVMKSVSPVYVRAAQSLGAHPFTAFVRVYVPQTLPGVGAGCFLVFVLALGYYITPALLGGAGDEMISQLIAMQTNTQLNWGLAGALSAYLVIFTAIFYFLFNRIVGIDRLRFG from the coding sequence ATGCCCGTATCGGCCCAAACCGCGGCGTCGGGCTCTCCGACGAGAGCCAGCGGCCGCGCGTCGTTTCAGAAAGCGCAGCGCCGCGCGTCGGCTCAGGCGCTGTTGCTTGCGCTGCCGTTGATCCTGTTCCTGCTATCGACGTTCATCGCGCCGATCGCGTTGCTGCTCGCGCGCAGCGTGCAGAACCACGAAGTGCCCGACAGCATGCCCGCGCTCACGCGCGCGCTCGATGCATGGGACGGGCGCGGCGTACCCGACGAGCGCACCTTCGCGCTGCTTGCGTCGGGCTTGAAGGAAGCGCAAGGGAGCGGGCAGCTCGGCACGGTCGCGCGACGCCTGAATTTCGCTCAGCCCGAGTTCCGCAGCCTGCTGATGCGTACCGCGCGCAATGTGCCCGCTGACGCGCCGCCTGCCTGGAAGCCGGCGCTCATTGAAATGGACGAGCGCTGGAATTCGCCCGAAACCTGGCGCCTGCTCAAACGCGCCGCCGCATCGCCGACGCCGGACTATCTGCTCGCCGCCGTCGATGCACAGGTCACGCCGCAAGGTTCGGTCGAATTCGTGCCGGACAATTCGTCGGTCTATCGGCAAGCGTTCCTGCGCACGATCTCGATCAGCGCGACCGTGACGGTGCTGTGTCTGCTGCTCGGCTATCCCGTCGCGTGGATGCTCGCCAATCTACCCGCGAAGAGCAGCAACCGCCTGATGCTGCTCGTGATCGTGCCGTTCTGGACCTCGCTGCTGGTGCGCACCACCGCGTGGTACGTGCTGTTGCAGCCGGGCGGCGTCATCAACAGTCTGCTGATGGGACTCGGGCTCGCCACGCATCCCGTGCCGCTCATCTTCAATCGCGCGGGCGTGCTGATCGGCATGACGCACGTGCTGTTGCCGTACATGATTCTCGCTATCTATTCGGTGATGAAAAGCGTGTCACCCGTTTACGTGCGCGCGGCACAGTCGCTCGGCGCGCATCCCTTCACCGCATTCGTGCGTGTGTATGTGCCGCAAACGCTGCCGGGCGTCGGCGCGGGCTGCTTCCTTGTGTTCGTGCTTGCGCTCGGTTACTACATCACGCCCGCATTGCTCGGCGGAGCGGGCGACGAGATGATCAGCCAGCTCATCGCCATGCAGACCAATACGCAGCTCAACTGGGGACTGGCGGGCGCGCTGTCGGCGTATCTGGTGATCTTCACCGCGATCTTCTACTTCCTGTTCAACCGCATCGTCGGCATCGACCGTTTGCGCTTCGGTTGA
- a CDS encoding ABC transporter ATP-binding protein, producing the protein MSNPSFISFSGVSKSYDGAHYVVDDLNLDVRKGEFLSLLGPSGSGKTTTLMMLAGFETPTQGEIRLDGRRLDDKPPHQRDIGMVFQNYALFPHLTIAENVAFPLSVRRVSRAEQKTRVKRALEMIELPHLANRRPSQLSGGQQQRVALARALVFEPSVVLMDEPLGALDKRLRETMQYEIMRLHRELSLTIVYVTHDQAEALTMSDRVAVFSDGRIQQAATPSELYENAQNAFVANFVGENNGLTGRVIDVSDASATLALADGSIIRGRCESGLREGDDAMLALRPERAHIPSAEGTQVDGHSNVVQARVEELVYCGDHHRVHLKLGARDAIVVKVPNTQRHALPAPGNMVEVAWRHDDCKILAMTASAHRNAPANYSPPSPLPTIITTAPAGAN; encoded by the coding sequence ATGTCAAACCCTTCCTTCATTTCATTCTCGGGCGTGAGCAAATCGTATGACGGCGCGCATTACGTCGTCGACGATCTGAACCTCGACGTGCGCAAGGGCGAATTCCTGTCGTTGCTCGGGCCGTCGGGTTCTGGCAAGACCACTACGCTGATGATGCTCGCGGGTTTCGAAACGCCCACGCAAGGCGAGATCCGCCTCGACGGAAGACGGCTCGACGACAAGCCGCCGCATCAGCGCGACATCGGCATGGTGTTCCAGAACTACGCGCTCTTTCCCCATCTGACGATTGCCGAGAACGTCGCGTTTCCGCTTTCCGTGCGCCGCGTCAGTCGCGCCGAGCAGAAGACCCGCGTGAAGCGCGCCCTGGAGATGATCGAGCTGCCGCATCTGGCGAACCGCCGTCCCTCGCAACTGTCGGGTGGACAACAGCAGCGCGTCGCGCTGGCGCGCGCGCTGGTGTTCGAGCCGAGCGTCGTGCTGATGGACGAACCGCTCGGCGCGCTCGACAAGCGTCTGCGCGAAACGATGCAATACGAGATCATGCGGCTGCATCGCGAACTGTCGCTCACGATCGTCTACGTGACGCACGATCAGGCCGAAGCGCTGACCATGTCGGACCGCGTCGCGGTCTTCTCCGATGGCCGCATCCAGCAGGCCGCCACGCCGAGCGAGCTTTACGAGAACGCACAGAATGCCTTCGTCGCGAACTTCGTCGGCGAGAACAATGGACTGACGGGACGCGTCATCGACGTAAGCGACGCCAGCGCGACGCTCGCGCTGGCGGACGGCAGCATCATTCGCGGCCGCTGCGAAAGCGGCCTGCGCGAAGGCGACGACGCGATGCTCGCGCTGCGCCCCGAGCGCGCACATATCCCGAGCGCCGAAGGCACGCAGGTCGACGGACATAGCAACGTCGTGCAGGCCCGCGTCGAGGAACTCGTGTATTGCGGTGATCATCACCGCGTCCATCTGAAGCTCGGCGCGCGCGACGCCATCGTCGTCAAGGTGCCCAACACACAACGCCACGCCCTGCCCGCGCCCGGCAACATGGTCGAGGTCGCATGGCGCCACGACGACTGCAAGATCCTCGCAATGACGGCAAGCGCGCATCGCAACGCGCCTGCCAATTATTCCCCGCCGTCTCCTTTACCTACCATCATTACGACCGCACCTGCAGGAGCCAACTGA
- a CDS encoding phytanoyl-CoA dioxygenase family protein produces MLQDIDARIERALTPERIADFRRDGAVCIRQLFTEDDIALLREGIERNIAQPSPRAKVASRPDDPGWFFEDFCNWQDNDAYRRFIYGSAAPAAAGALIGGETVRLYHDHLLVKEPNTRQRTPWHQDQPYYNISGSQNVSMWIPVDPVSRESTLEFVAGSHLGPWLMPRTFMDNQAKWFPEGTLADLPDIEANRAAYPIIGWALEPGDLVCFNMLTLHASGGVGGNTRRRAFSVRFIGDDVRHAPRRWRTSPDFPGLDAQLPDGAPMDHPLFPVLWRANAT; encoded by the coding sequence ATGCTGCAAGACATCGACGCACGCATCGAACGTGCGCTGACACCGGAACGGATCGCCGACTTTCGCCGCGATGGCGCGGTATGCATCCGCCAGCTCTTCACGGAAGACGACATTGCGCTGTTGCGCGAAGGGATCGAGCGCAACATCGCGCAGCCGAGTCCGCGCGCGAAGGTCGCGAGCCGTCCCGACGATCCGGGCTGGTTCTTCGAAGACTTCTGCAACTGGCAGGACAATGACGCGTATCGCCGCTTCATTTACGGGTCGGCGGCTCCTGCGGCGGCGGGCGCACTGATCGGCGGCGAAACGGTGCGGCTCTATCACGACCATCTGCTGGTGAAAGAACCGAACACGCGGCAGCGCACGCCCTGGCATCAGGACCAGCCGTACTACAACATCAGCGGATCGCAGAACGTCAGCATGTGGATTCCCGTCGATCCCGTTTCGCGCGAATCGACGCTCGAATTCGTGGCCGGCTCGCATCTCGGCCCGTGGCTCATGCCACGCACGTTCATGGACAACCAGGCGAAGTGGTTTCCGGAAGGCACGCTCGCCGATCTGCCGGATATCGAGGCCAATCGCGCCGCTTATCCGATCATTGGCTGGGCGCTCGAACCGGGCGACCTGGTGTGCTTCAACATGCTGACCTTGCATGCGTCGGGCGGTGTAGGCGGTAACACGCGGCGGCGCGCGTTTTCGGTCCGCTTCATCGGCGACGACGTTCGTCATGCACCGCGCCGCTGGCGCACGTCGCCTGATTTTCCCGGCCTCGATGCGCAATTGCCCGACGGTGCACCGATGGACCATCCGCTTTTTCCCGTGCTCTGGCGCGCGAACGCGACCTGA
- a CDS encoding FAD-binding oxidoreductase, whose translation MNVVVDDRETLSASRFRRFRVARRTQESASIVSFDLVPVDGGTLTPFVAGQYVTVRLLLPSGEGLLRTYSLSGDPADNTRWRISVKHERGGDAVPAGRGSSHLHERVQAGDELELAGPSGAFVCGDEVTRPVVLMSGGVGLTPLVSMLHRLRAMNGAHNRRVYFIHACENGAVHAFRHEVETVAAAHPNVHVHVCYRLPSAEDRAMKYFDSEGLISRDTLQALLPLDDYEVYLCGPPAFMQSNWRLLRSLGIERGRIHYEFFGPATVLEDNVVEAPLSEKPHAEIRMATDTETTIRFHPRADPVAWDPACGSLLEFAEQHGYAPAFSCRIGVCNTCVTSLVDGKIEYTEEPLEPPSEGTLLLCCAKPAGSVTLALSDDAKAFE comes from the coding sequence ATGAATGTTGTCGTCGACGATCGGGAGACGCTGTCTGCGTCGCGCTTCAGGCGGTTTCGCGTGGCGCGGCGCACGCAGGAAAGCGCATCGATCGTTTCGTTCGATCTCGTGCCTGTCGACGGCGGCACGCTCACCCCGTTCGTTGCAGGGCAGTACGTCACGGTCAGGCTGCTGTTGCCGTCAGGCGAGGGATTGTTGCGCACGTACAGCCTCTCCGGCGATCCCGCCGACAACACGCGCTGGCGCATCTCCGTCAAACACGAACGAGGCGGCGACGCGGTGCCTGCAGGACGCGGATCGTCCCATCTTCACGAGCGGGTGCAAGCAGGCGACGAACTGGAACTGGCAGGGCCTTCGGGTGCTTTCGTGTGCGGCGACGAAGTGACGCGACCCGTCGTGCTGATGAGCGGCGGCGTCGGCCTGACGCCGCTCGTCAGCATGCTCCACCGCTTGCGCGCGATGAACGGCGCGCACAACCGCCGCGTGTACTTCATTCACGCCTGCGAGAACGGCGCGGTGCACGCGTTTCGTCATGAAGTGGAGACCGTCGCGGCGGCGCACCCAAACGTGCATGTGCATGTCTGCTACCGGCTTCCTTCGGCGGAAGACCGCGCGATGAAGTATTTCGACAGCGAAGGACTGATTTCGCGCGACACGCTGCAAGCGCTCTTGCCGCTCGACGACTACGAAGTCTATCTATGCGGCCCGCCCGCCTTCATGCAGTCTAACTGGCGGCTCTTGCGCAGCCTCGGTATCGAGCGTGGTCGCATCCATTACGAGTTCTTCGGCCCTGCGACGGTACTCGAGGACAATGTGGTCGAGGCGCCTTTAAGCGAGAAACCGCACGCCGAAATTCGGATGGCAACCGACACTGAAACGACCATCCGCTTTCACCCGCGAGCCGATCCCGTCGCATGGGACCCAGCCTGCGGTTCGCTGCTCGAATTCGCCGAGCAACACGGCTATGCTCCCGCATTCAGCTGCCGGATCGGCGTCTGCAATACGTGCGTGACGAGTCTCGTCGACGGGAAAATCGAATACACTGAAGAACCGCTGGAGCCGCCATCGGAAGGTACCCTGTTACTGTGTTGCGCAAAGCCCGCAGGAAGCGTTACCCTGGCGCTATCCGACGACGCAAAAGCATTTGAATAA
- a CDS encoding ABC transporter permease, which yields MQNQRKKVLTERIATQWVRVHTALVLFFLIAPILAIIPLSFNSGSYFSYPLQGFSLRWYEQALTSGDWQRALLNSLGIGAASTLIATCLGTLAALGLSRTQFPLRSLIMPIIISPMIVPIVVVAAGFYLIFAPLGLVNSYPGVVLAHAALGTPFVVITVTASLLSFDQSLLRAASGLGARPWIAFRRVTLPLIAPAVATGSVFAFATSFDEVIVILFIGGPDQTTVPRQMWSGIRDSIDPSILAVATMLIVFAVLLFASINWLRSRAAAASQALV from the coding sequence ATGCAAAACCAACGGAAGAAGGTGTTGACGGAGCGCATTGCGACGCAATGGGTGCGCGTGCATACCGCGCTCGTTCTATTCTTTCTGATCGCGCCCATTCTCGCGATCATCCCGCTCTCGTTCAATTCGGGTTCGTATTTCTCGTACCCGCTGCAGGGCTTTTCGCTGCGCTGGTACGAGCAGGCGTTGACCAGCGGCGACTGGCAGCGCGCGCTTTTGAACAGCCTCGGCATCGGCGCGGCATCGACGCTGATCGCCACGTGTCTCGGCACGCTCGCGGCGCTCGGCCTGAGCCGCACACAGTTTCCGCTGCGCTCGCTGATCATGCCGATCATCATTTCGCCGATGATCGTGCCCATCGTCGTGGTCGCGGCCGGCTTCTATCTGATCTTCGCGCCGCTCGGGCTCGTGAATTCGTATCCAGGTGTCGTGCTGGCGCATGCGGCGCTCGGCACGCCGTTCGTCGTCATCACCGTGACGGCGTCGCTGCTGTCGTTCGATCAGAGTCTGCTGCGCGCCGCCTCGGGTCTCGGCGCCAGGCCCTGGATCGCGTTCAGGCGTGTCACGCTGCCGCTCATTGCGCCCGCCGTCGCGACGGGCAGCGTGTTCGCCTTTGCCACTTCGTTCGATGAAGTGATCGTGATTCTGTTCATCGGCGGGCCGGACCAGACCACCGTGCCGCGGCAGATGTGGAGCGGCATCCGCGATTCGATCGATCCGTCGATCCTCGCCGTCGCGACCATGTTGATCGTGTTTGCGGTGCTGCTGTTCGCCAGCATCAACTGGCTGCGCAGCCGCGCTGCGGCTGCGAGCCAGGCGCTCGTCTAG
- a CDS encoding aromatic ring-hydroxylating dioxygenase subunit alpha, whose translation MFLRNAWYVAAWDAEVTHALMPVTILGEPVVLYRREDGTPVALEDACPHRKLPLSMGRLIGDQVECGYHGLTFDCEGACVRAPGSPRIPPGAKVRSYPLAERYGLLWIWMGETDEADAATIVQIDEWGDPAWGVNRGDAMTVDCHYLYVTDNLLDPSHVAWVHPSSFGNAACEAEPLKTEVAAHGVTVSRWMRDVDVAPFYAQFVGFEGRCDRKQHYEVRFPSHAIIKAIFTPAGTGGDDAPLHRDVFLMNSYNFMTPVDESHTRYYWFQTRNFAPQDEQVSRQFDADVRHAFEEDRVVLTAVHRGMQNARTPNIDLAIDAGPLRFRRALAQMIEREQQAKVAPAPVYVVSRQRAEH comes from the coding sequence ATGTTTCTGAGGAATGCATGGTACGTCGCAGCATGGGACGCAGAGGTGACACACGCGCTCATGCCCGTGACGATCCTCGGCGAACCTGTCGTGTTGTATCGCCGCGAGGACGGTACGCCTGTCGCGCTCGAAGACGCGTGCCCGCATCGCAAGCTGCCGCTGTCGATGGGAAGATTGATCGGCGATCAGGTGGAATGCGGTTATCACGGCCTGACTTTCGATTGCGAGGGCGCATGCGTGCGCGCGCCTGGCAGCCCGCGCATTCCACCCGGCGCGAAGGTGCGGAGCTATCCGCTGGCGGAGCGCTACGGCCTGCTGTGGATCTGGATGGGCGAGACCGATGAGGCGGACGCCGCGACGATCGTGCAGATCGACGAATGGGGCGATCCGGCGTGGGGCGTGAATCGCGGCGATGCGATGACGGTGGACTGCCACTACCTCTATGTCACGGACAATCTGCTCGATCCCTCGCATGTGGCGTGGGTGCATCCGTCGTCGTTCGGCAATGCCGCGTGCGAGGCCGAGCCGCTGAAGACCGAGGTTGCCGCGCATGGCGTGACGGTCTCGCGCTGGATGCGCGATGTCGACGTGGCGCCGTTCTATGCGCAGTTCGTCGGCTTCGAAGGGCGGTGCGACCGCAAGCAGCATTACGAAGTGCGCTTCCCGTCGCACGCGATCATCAAGGCGATCTTCACCCCGGCGGGTACAGGCGGCGACGATGCACCGCTTCATCGCGACGTGTTTCTGATGAACTCGTATAACTTCATGACGCCCGTCGACGAATCGCACACGCGTTACTACTGGTTCCAGACCCGCAACTTCGCCCCGCAGGACGAACAGGTGTCGCGCCAGTTCGATGCCGACGTGCGCCATGCTTTCGAGGAAGACCGCGTCGTGTTGACAGCCGTTCATCGCGGCATGCAGAATGCCCGCACGCCGAACATCGATCTCGCGATCGACGCCGGACCACTGCGTTTCAGGCGCGCGCTTGCGCAGATGATCGAACGTGAGCAGCAGGCAAAGGTCGCGCCCGCGCCTGTGTATGTGGTGAGTCGTCAGCGCGCGGAGCACTGA
- a CDS encoding ABC transporter substrate-binding protein, whose product MKKPLVCLALLLAALSVHAKELTELKFGVDPTYAPFESKAPDGKLVGFEIDLGNEICRRLHAKCVWVETAFDGIIPALQGRKFDAILSAMSVTPKRETQVAFSTPLFNTPSSLIGRAGAGLQPSVQSLKGKNIGVAQGSTQEAYAKAYWAPAGINVVSYANQELVYTDLRSGRLDATLTDMISGSEGFLKTPQGQGYAFLGGPVNDAKTLGKGAAIGLRKDDPQLREMINQAIADMIKDGTYQKIERRYFDFDILNG is encoded by the coding sequence ATGAAAAAGCCGCTGGTTTGTCTCGCACTATTGCTCGCAGCATTGTCAGTGCACGCGAAGGAACTGACCGAGTTGAAGTTCGGGGTCGATCCCACTTACGCGCCGTTCGAGTCGAAGGCGCCCGACGGCAAGCTCGTAGGCTTTGAAATCGATCTCGGCAATGAGATCTGCCGCCGCCTCCACGCAAAATGCGTATGGGTCGAAACGGCATTCGACGGCATCATTCCCGCACTACAGGGGCGCAAGTTCGACGCGATTTTGTCGGCGATGTCGGTGACGCCGAAACGCGAAACACAAGTGGCATTCTCGACACCGCTGTTCAACACACCCAGCAGTCTGATTGGACGCGCGGGCGCCGGTTTGCAGCCTTCCGTCCAATCGCTGAAGGGAAAGAACATCGGGGTTGCGCAAGGCTCGACGCAGGAAGCGTACGCAAAAGCATACTGGGCGCCCGCCGGCATCAATGTCGTTTCCTACGCCAATCAGGAACTCGTCTACACCGATCTGCGCTCGGGGCGGCTCGACGCGACCTTGACCGACATGATTTCCGGCAGCGAGGGTTTTCTGAAAACGCCGCAAGGTCAGGGCTATGCATTCCTCGGAGGGCCCGTGAACGATGCGAAGACGCTGGGCAAAGGCGCCGCGATCGGCTTGCGCAAAGACGATCCCCAGTTGCGTGAGATGATCAATCAGGCCATTGCAGATATGATCAAGGACGGAACGTATCAGAAGATCGAACGCCGCTACTTCGACTTCGATATCCTGAACGGCTGA
- a CDS encoding LysR substrate-binding domain-containing protein has translation MTTNSFPPLRALQVFEAVGRCGGVTEAAKRLGISPGAVSQQIKLLEDTLGLHLTQKDGKRLSLTSIGRQYHESCAAAFESLRVAHAEIERAKNTRNLSVSALPSLLSKWLAPRMLEWQRRHADLSVYLDGTHTEPSPDGYDIDFRISYGERIADVENSVELFRDYVVPVCSPQLLPADAPLVAPAEILGYPLISVDWRPKFASPPSWREWLVANDVDCSELNENRQVFSLSSVAIQAAIDGYGFVLAQSSMVCDDLAAGRLVMPFALGLSLPWPYFLTWKPNAFDRPYCRSFHRWLVTRGKEQQQLNDSMLNVVA, from the coding sequence ATGACGACGAACAGCTTTCCCCCTTTGCGCGCGCTGCAGGTATTCGAAGCGGTAGGCCGGTGCGGCGGCGTGACGGAAGCGGCGAAGCGGCTTGGCATCTCCCCCGGTGCAGTGAGCCAGCAGATCAAGCTGCTCGAAGATACGCTCGGCCTGCATCTCACACAAAAGGACGGCAAGCGGCTGAGCCTGACGTCGATCGGGCGCCAGTATCACGAGAGCTGCGCGGCCGCGTTCGAAAGCCTGCGTGTCGCGCATGCGGAGATAGAACGTGCGAAGAACACGCGCAATCTCAGCGTCAGCGCACTGCCCTCGCTGCTGTCGAAATGGCTCGCACCGCGCATGCTCGAATGGCAGCGCCGGCATGCCGATCTCAGCGTGTATCTCGACGGCACGCACACGGAACCGTCGCCCGATGGTTACGACATCGACTTTCGTATCAGCTACGGCGAGCGCATCGCGGATGTCGAGAATTCCGTCGAACTGTTCCGCGATTACGTGGTGCCCGTTTGCAGTCCGCAACTGCTCCCAGCGGACGCACCGCTCGTTGCGCCCGCCGAGATTCTCGGCTATCCGTTGATATCGGTCGACTGGCGGCCGAAGTTCGCATCGCCGCCTTCGTGGCGCGAATGGCTCGTGGCCAATGATGTCGATTGCAGTGAACTGAACGAGAACCGTCAGGTGTTTTCGCTATCGAGCGTCGCGATTCAAGCGGCTATCGACGGCTATGGCTTTGTGCTCGCCCAAAGCTCGATGGTCTGCGACGATCTCGCCGCAGGCCGTCTGGTGATGCCCTTCGCACTCGGATTGTCGCTGCCGTGGCCGTATTTCCTCACGTGGAAACCGAACGCTTTCGACAGGCCGTATTGCCGCAGCTTTCACCGCTGGCTCGTGACGCGCGGCAAGGAACAGCAGCAACTCAACGACAGCATGCTGAACGTGGTCGCGTGA
- a CDS encoding DUF2817 domain-containing protein — protein MKIGFPIEPSFDTQRTQFIDAARAAGAVLTTYAHPLKGPNGEALATDVAWLGKPDASRVLMTLSGTHGVEGYYGSTCQAAWLRELASQPLPDDVAVLMVHLINPWGTAWVRRVNEDNVDLNRNYVDFAAALPDNSRYEALHEIYTCRDIDGPQRQHADDLLARNVAALGWSGVQAIVGAGQYLHADGLFYGGQQPTWSNRTLRDIAGRFLKPAQVAFVFDLHTGAGAFGHPMLMSITQRAYPGLADAQRLYGPWLYTLLTHADAEVSETGVVARATGYTSQAMLDALPDTHLMQLVIECGTYPEAPMHTALRDDHWLHLYGDPRDARGRAISRALFDSFMPADDDWRELVWTRTRQIWKRALAALPGIQPVQR, from the coding sequence ATGAAGATCGGCTTTCCCATCGAACCCAGTTTCGACACGCAGCGCACTCAGTTTATCGATGCGGCCCGCGCAGCCGGCGCCGTCTTGACGACGTACGCACACCCCCTGAAAGGACCAAACGGCGAAGCACTCGCGACCGACGTCGCGTGGCTCGGCAAGCCCGACGCTTCCCGTGTGCTGATGACGCTATCGGGCACACATGGCGTGGAGGGCTACTACGGTTCGACCTGTCAAGCGGCCTGGCTGCGCGAACTGGCATCGCAGCCGTTACCCGACGACGTCGCCGTGCTGATGGTTCATCTGATCAATCCGTGGGGCACGGCGTGGGTCAGGCGCGTGAACGAGGACAACGTCGATCTGAATCGCAACTACGTCGACTTCGCGGCTGCGCTGCCCGACAATTCGCGTTACGAAGCGCTGCATGAGATCTATACGTGCCGCGACATCGACGGCCCTCAACGGCAGCATGCCGATGACCTGCTCGCCAGGAATGTCGCGGCGCTCGGCTGGTCTGGCGTGCAGGCAATCGTCGGCGCGGGCCAGTACCTTCACGCCGACGGTCTCTTCTATGGCGGGCAGCAGCCTACCTGGTCCAACCGTACGCTGCGGGACATTGCCGGGCGTTTTCTGAAACCGGCTCAGGTCGCGTTCGTCTTCGATCTGCATACGGGCGCGGGCGCATTCGGCCATCCAATGCTCATGTCGATCACGCAACGAGCTTATCCGGGCCTCGCCGATGCGCAGCGTTTGTATGGCCCGTGGCTCTATACGCTGCTCACCCACGCGGATGCCGAAGTCAGCGAAACGGGTGTGGTCGCGCGCGCGACAGGCTATACCTCGCAAGCGATGCTCGATGCGTTGCCCGATACGCATCTGATGCAACTCGTGATCGAATGCGGCACCTATCCCGAAGCGCCCATGCACACTGCGTTACGCGACGACCACTGGCTGCATCTTTACGGCGATCCACGCGATGCGCGCGGCCGCGCGATCAGCCGTGCGCTGTTCGATTCGTTCATGCCCGCCGACGACGACTGGCGCGAGCTGGTGTGGACGCGCACGCGGCAGATCTGGAAGCGCGCGCTTGCCGCGTTGCCCGGTATCCAGCCGGTTCAGCGCTAA